A part of Leifsonia xyli subsp. xyli str. CTCB07 genomic DNA contains:
- a CDS encoding pyrimidine reductase family protein, with protein MTDPALVRLRPAPGASGLDDTELAALYTAGTGAGPSWLRVNFVASLDGAATEQGLSGGLSDDADKRVFDILRRLCDVVVVGAGTIRAEGYGAMRVDAASQRARRADGLTEHPVFAIVSAVLDLDPAGPIFREAPERPLVLTSERSRAGAREALAEVADVVVCGAQRVEPRLLVRELAARGLRRIHCEGGPRLFGDLLAGGVVDELCLTLSPRLEAGSATRIAVGAAPIEPVGMRLAHVLHSEDTLLLRYVRAGAAA; from the coding sequence ATGACTGACCCGGCTCTCGTCCGCTTGCGCCCGGCACCCGGCGCGAGCGGACTCGACGACACCGAGCTCGCTGCGCTCTACACCGCCGGAACCGGCGCCGGTCCGTCCTGGCTGCGCGTGAACTTCGTCGCCAGCCTCGACGGCGCGGCCACCGAGCAGGGTCTCTCTGGCGGCCTCTCGGACGACGCCGACAAGCGCGTGTTCGACATCCTGCGCCGCCTCTGCGATGTCGTGGTCGTGGGGGCGGGGACGATTCGCGCGGAAGGCTACGGCGCGATGCGCGTGGACGCGGCATCGCAACGGGCCCGCCGGGCGGACGGGTTGACCGAGCACCCTGTGTTCGCCATCGTCAGCGCCGTCCTCGACCTCGACCCGGCCGGTCCGATCTTCCGCGAGGCCCCCGAGCGCCCGCTGGTCCTCACTTCGGAGCGCTCGCGCGCCGGCGCCCGCGAGGCGCTTGCCGAGGTGGCGGACGTCGTCGTGTGCGGCGCCCAGCGCGTCGAGCCGCGGCTGCTGGTGCGGGAGCTAGCCGCACGGGGACTGCGCCGCATCCACTGCGAGGGCGGTCCGCGCCTGTTCGGCGACCTCCTCGCGGGCGGAGTCGTGGACGAGCTGTGCCTCACCCTGAGCCCGCGGCTCGAGGCGGGCTCGGCCACCCGCATCGCGGTCGGCGCTGCGCCGATCGAGCCGGTCGGGATGCGGCTCGCGCACGTTCTGCACTCGGAGGACACGCTGCTCCTCCGTTACGTCCGCGCCGGAGCCGCCGCCTGA
- the folP gene encoding dihydropteroate synthase: MYLPPLRVPVRRIGARTFDFSRRVAVMAVVNRTPDSFFDQGRTFALEKAVAACFDAVAAGADWVDIGGSPFAPGEAIPVEAEAGRVVPVVRELRAGSDVAISVDTFHSEVARRAIAAGATVVNDTTGLSDPELARVVADSEATLVLTHSLAVPRTVYPRPHYADIVAEVSAFLLDRVECAAAAGVPEERIVLDPGHDLNKNTLHSLELTRRLAEIADLGYPTLAAVSNKDFIGETLDAPRSRRGEGSLAAAVVSIVNGARIIRMHDVRASVAAVRMTEAVLGLREPAFLKHNMGDAND; this comes from the coding sequence ATGTATCTTCCTCCCCTTCGCGTTCCCGTCCGCCGCATCGGCGCCCGCACCTTCGACTTCTCCCGGCGCGTGGCCGTCATGGCCGTGGTCAACCGGACGCCCGACTCGTTCTTCGACCAGGGCCGTACCTTCGCCCTCGAGAAGGCTGTCGCCGCCTGCTTCGACGCGGTCGCGGCCGGCGCGGACTGGGTCGACATCGGAGGGTCGCCGTTCGCGCCGGGCGAGGCGATCCCGGTGGAGGCGGAGGCCGGGCGCGTGGTCCCCGTCGTGCGCGAGCTGCGGGCCGGATCGGATGTGGCGATCTCGGTCGACACCTTCCACTCGGAGGTCGCCCGGCGGGCCATCGCCGCGGGCGCCACCGTCGTCAACGACACCACCGGGCTGAGCGACCCGGAGCTCGCTCGCGTCGTGGCCGACAGCGAGGCGACGCTCGTCCTCACGCACAGTCTCGCCGTTCCGCGGACGGTGTACCCCCGGCCGCACTACGCCGACATCGTTGCGGAGGTGTCGGCGTTCCTGCTCGACCGGGTGGAGTGCGCGGCCGCGGCGGGGGTCCCGGAGGAGCGCATCGTGCTCGATCCCGGCCACGATCTCAACAAGAACACCCTGCACTCGCTGGAGCTGACGCGCCGCCTCGCCGAGATCGCCGACCTCGGTTACCCCACGCTGGCCGCCGTCTCCAACAAGGACTTCATCGGCGAGACCCTGGATGCGCCGCGATCCCGGCGCGGGGAGGGGTCGCTCGCCGCCGCGGTCGTCTCCATCGTGAACGGCGCGCGCATCATCCGGATGCACGATGTGCGAGCGTCTGTCGCCGCTGTCCGTATGACGGAGGCTGTTCTGGGCCTGCGGGAGCCGGCCTTCCTCAAGCACAACATGGGAGATGCGAATGACTGA
- a CDS encoding response regulator transcription factor — translation MNAGPRILIVDDEPNIRDLLTTSLRFAGFAVRAVGNGAQAISAVLEEEPDIIVLDVMLPDMNGFGVTKRLRGAGYTAPILFLTAKDDTEDKITGLTVGGDDYVTKPFSLDEIVARIKAILRRTMQADEDAVIRAGELTMDQDTHEVFVGDTPIELSPTEFKLLRYLMLNPNRVLSKAQILDHVWEYDFNGDAGIVESYISYLRRKVDAHSSEALIQTKRGFGYMLKAAKA, via the coding sequence ATGAACGCAGGACCCCGCATTCTCATCGTCGACGACGAGCCAAACATCCGCGATCTGCTCACGACCAGCCTCCGCTTCGCCGGCTTCGCCGTGCGCGCGGTCGGCAACGGCGCGCAGGCGATCTCCGCGGTCCTCGAAGAGGAGCCCGACATCATCGTCCTCGACGTCATGCTCCCGGACATGAACGGGTTCGGCGTCACCAAGCGGCTGCGCGGGGCCGGCTACACCGCGCCCATCCTGTTCCTCACGGCCAAAGACGACACCGAGGACAAGATCACCGGCCTCACCGTCGGCGGCGACGACTACGTCACCAAGCCGTTCAGCCTCGACGAGATCGTGGCGCGCATCAAAGCCATCCTGCGCCGCACGATGCAGGCCGACGAGGACGCCGTGATCCGCGCGGGCGAGCTGACGATGGACCAGGACACGCACGAGGTCTTCGTCGGCGACACCCCGATCGAGCTGAGCCCGACCGAGTTCAAACTGCTGCGCTACCTTATGCTGAACCCGAACCGCGTGCTGTCCAAGGCGCAGATCCTCGACCATGTGTGGGAGTACGACTTCAACGGCGACGCCGGCATCGTGGAGTCCTACATCTCCTACCTGCGCCGCAAGGTGGATGCGCACTCCAGCGAAGCGCTCATCCAGACCAAACGCGGATTCGGCTACATGCTGAAAGCCGCCAAGGCGTGA